A genomic window from Sporosarcina sp. Marseille-Q4063 includes:
- the rpsT gene encoding 30S ribosomal protein S20 — protein MPNIKSAIKSVKQNASKNERNSHAKATMRSAVRKAELAIENNDENTTEVVRKAIKLMDTAARKGLIHKNNASRQKARLTKKAAQ, from the coding sequence TTGCCAAACATTAAATCAGCAATTAAAAGCGTAAAACAAAACGCAAGTAAAAACGAACGTAATTCACATGCTAAAGCAACAATGCGTTCTGCTGTTCGTAAAGCTGAACTAGCAATTGAAAACAATGATGAAAACACTACTGAAGTTGTAAGAAAAGCCATTAAACTAATGGACACTGCTGCACGTAAAGGCCTTATCCATAAAAATAATGCTTCACGCCAAAAAGCACGTCTTACAAAAAAAGCAGCACAATAA
- the gpr gene encoding GPR endopeptidase — MSNLDYYRTDLLVENEEMVRHQTESEKNRLKEANGIDFNESRQGRIIVTEVKVDDVGEERIGKKKGTYVTLTVPTLTIQDTEEINNLSNLLIEKLDDILQHEPSIVKGKILFIGLGNRDVTPDAVGPLLIDKLQEIVPDYYSEDGSEIYVYAPGVTVQTGLETADFVKAIVTEVKPSLLIVIDALAARDSSRLCRTIQLTDTGIHPGSGVGNSRKELSKETLGLPVIAIGIPTVVDGPVLVADAIDRMFGYIASKIEEENSPSSRLSVTPWLHSGNKEADRSTLRPIFGEWSEWSHEDRVKLFEEVLTTHELRTFISPKEIDSWVTLYAEALTGSLSGWVERIKK; from the coding sequence ATGAGTAATCTTGATTACTATCGAACAGATCTTCTTGTAGAAAATGAAGAAATGGTTCGTCATCAAACGGAATCGGAAAAGAATCGACTTAAAGAAGCTAATGGGATTGATTTTAATGAATCACGACAAGGAAGAATCATTGTAACGGAAGTTAAAGTGGACGACGTGGGTGAAGAACGAATTGGAAAGAAAAAAGGCACGTACGTAACTTTAACTGTACCAACCCTGACTATTCAAGATACGGAAGAGATCAATAATTTATCAAATTTATTAATTGAAAAACTTGATGATATTCTCCAACATGAACCTTCTATCGTTAAAGGAAAGATTTTATTCATCGGATTAGGAAATCGAGATGTGACCCCCGATGCGGTAGGTCCTCTGTTGATAGATAAATTACAGGAAATCGTTCCTGATTATTATTCAGAGGATGGAAGTGAAATCTATGTATATGCACCAGGCGTTACAGTGCAAACAGGTTTAGAAACGGCGGATTTTGTTAAGGCAATCGTAACGGAGGTTAAACCGAGTCTGCTGATTGTCATCGATGCACTTGCAGCTCGCGATTCGTCGCGTCTTTGCAGGACGATACAATTGACCGATACAGGAATTCATCCGGGATCTGGTGTGGGAAATAGTCGTAAGGAACTTTCCAAGGAAACACTTGGCTTGCCGGTTATTGCAATCGGAATCCCGACAGTTGTTGATGGACCCGTGCTTGTAGCAGATGCCATTGATCGTATGTTTGGATATATCGCTTCAAAAATAGAGGAAGAAAACAGCCCATCATCACGATTGTCTGTTACCCCATGGTTACACTCTGGAAATAAAGAAGCGGATCGCTCAACACTGCGACCGATATTTGGCGAGTGGTCAGAATGGTCTCATGAGGATCGTGTGAAGTTATTTGAAGAAGTTTTAACGACCCATGAGTTAAGAACATTTATATCGCCAAAAGAAATTGACTCCTGGGTAACTTTGTACGCTGAAGCTCTAACGGGTTCATTATCTGGTTGGGTTGAACGTATTAAAAAATAG
- the spoIIP gene encoding stage II sporulation protein P: MKKTLKIWSSLILFLFLFPVIIQFLPDGETANKPKLINEPVIVYASNVFEGNKPETETVEKKALLYFTHNHEAYKPVTKEKNGKISVSHQSENIVKFGEKLKTQLAFNEIQTDILPIDNMAEVNRRGMTYHQAYKSIRPYVEEKIKEVDYDIIIDMHRDSVDADKTTAVYKGEKYAKVAFVVGLEHPNHKHNRALAQQIKDEMEKLVPGITRSIIPKGGAGVDGKYNQDLHPSIVLIELGGIGNSEAELNRTVAVIASVIATILSDNKSQG, from the coding sequence TTGAAAAAAACATTGAAGATTTGGAGCTCACTTATTCTCTTTTTATTCTTATTCCCGGTAATTATACAGTTCCTCCCTGACGGCGAAACGGCAAATAAGCCGAAGCTTATAAACGAACCTGTTATCGTTTATGCATCCAATGTTTTTGAAGGGAACAAACCGGAAACTGAAACCGTGGAAAAGAAAGCTCTTCTTTATTTTACGCATAACCACGAAGCTTACAAGCCAGTGACTAAGGAGAAAAACGGGAAAATATCTGTATCCCATCAGTCAGAAAATATCGTTAAGTTCGGGGAGAAACTAAAAACACAGCTTGCATTTAATGAAATACAAACTGATATTTTGCCCATTGATAATATGGCGGAAGTAAATAGACGTGGCATGACTTACCATCAAGCATACAAATCAATCCGTCCATATGTCGAAGAGAAAATTAAAGAAGTTGATTATGACATAATAATCGATATGCACCGAGACTCGGTTGATGCAGATAAAACGACTGCGGTTTATAAAGGTGAAAAGTATGCGAAAGTTGCATTCGTAGTCGGGTTGGAGCATCCGAATCATAAACATAATCGTGCATTAGCGCAACAAATAAAAGATGAGATGGAAAAACTGGTTCCCGGAATCACAAGAAGTATTATTCCGAAAGGCGGGGCGGGTGTTGATGGGAAATACAACCAAGATCTTCACCCGTCAATTGTACTTATTGAACTAGGTGGAATCGGAAATAGTGAAGCGGAGTTGAATCGGACAGTAGCTGTTATTGCGTCAGTTATCGCAACGATATTGTCGGACAACAAAAGCCAAGGTTAA
- the lepA gene encoding translation elongation factor 4, with translation MNLEQRLARQKNIRNFSIIAHIDHGKSTLADRILEQTNTVTSREMKTQTLDSMDLERERGITIKLNAVQLTYLAKDGQEYIFHLIDTPGHVDFTYEVSRSLAACEGAILVVDAAQGIEAQTLANVYLALDNDLEILPVINKIDLPAADPERVKKEVEDVIGLDASDAVLASAKSGIGIEDILEQIVEKVPSPTGNPDAPLKALIFDSHYDQYRGVIAYIRIIDGSIKPGETVRMMATGKEFEVLETGVFTPRETAVNELNVGDVGFLSASIKNVGDTQVGDTITKVENPASEALPGYRRMNPMVFCGLYPIDTSKYNDLREALEKLELNDSALEYEPETSQALGFGYRCGFLGLLHMEIIQERIEREFKIDLITTAPSVIYNVVKTDGTSLKVDNPSMMPSSQVTDYVEEPYVKASIMVPDDYVGSVMELCQRKRGNFITMDYLASSRVNIIYELPLAEIVFDFFDQLKSNTRGYASLDYEMIGYKQSKLAKMDILLNGEQVDALSFIVHNDFSYERGKAIVEKLRELIPRQQFEVPVQAAIGQKIIARSTIKSIGKNVLAKCYGGDISRKRKLLEKQKEGKKRMKQVGSVEVPQEAFMAVLRMDED, from the coding sequence ATGAATTTAGAACAAAGACTAGCGCGTCAAAAAAACATAAGAAACTTTTCAATCATCGCCCATATTGACCATGGGAAATCAACGCTAGCAGATCGAATATTAGAACAAACAAACACAGTAACCTCAAGAGAGATGAAAACTCAAACATTAGATTCGATGGATCTAGAACGAGAACGTGGTATTACCATTAAATTGAATGCAGTGCAGTTGACCTACTTGGCAAAAGACGGCCAAGAGTATATTTTTCATCTAATTGATACACCTGGGCATGTCGACTTTACATATGAGGTATCCAGAAGCTTGGCGGCATGTGAAGGGGCAATTTTAGTTGTCGATGCTGCACAGGGAATTGAAGCCCAAACATTAGCTAACGTTTATCTAGCATTAGATAATGACTTAGAAATATTACCTGTCATAAACAAAATCGACTTGCCTGCTGCCGATCCAGAACGTGTGAAAAAAGAAGTTGAAGACGTTATCGGACTGGACGCATCAGATGCAGTGTTAGCATCAGCTAAGTCAGGGATTGGTATTGAAGATATATTAGAACAAATTGTAGAAAAAGTACCATCGCCAACAGGAAATCCTGATGCTCCATTAAAAGCACTGATTTTCGACTCTCACTATGATCAATACAGAGGCGTCATTGCATATATTCGAATAATTGATGGGTCGATCAAACCAGGCGAAACTGTTCGAATGATGGCGACTGGAAAAGAATTTGAAGTTCTAGAAACTGGCGTGTTCACACCGCGTGAAACTGCAGTGAATGAATTAAATGTAGGGGATGTAGGGTTCCTCTCTGCATCGATTAAAAATGTCGGAGATACCCAAGTTGGGGATACAATAACAAAAGTTGAGAATCCAGCTTCCGAGGCATTGCCAGGTTATCGACGAATGAATCCCATGGTGTTTTGCGGATTATATCCAATTGACACATCTAAATACAACGACCTCCGAGAGGCTCTTGAAAAACTAGAACTAAACGACTCCGCACTCGAGTACGAACCTGAAACGTCACAAGCACTCGGTTTTGGTTATCGCTGCGGTTTTCTAGGTCTGCTCCATATGGAAATCATTCAAGAGCGTATTGAACGTGAATTTAAAATCGATTTAATCACGACTGCACCGAGCGTAATCTACAATGTCGTTAAAACAGATGGCACCAGTCTGAAAGTAGACAATCCATCAATGATGCCGTCTTCTCAAGTCACTGACTATGTTGAGGAACCGTACGTTAAAGCTTCTATAATGGTTCCTGATGATTATGTAGGTTCGGTAATGGAACTTTGTCAACGCAAAAGAGGAAACTTTATAACAATGGACTATTTAGCATCATCTCGTGTAAATATAATTTATGAACTTCCACTAGCAGAAATTGTTTTTGATTTCTTCGACCAATTAAAATCCAATACAAGAGGGTATGCCTCATTGGATTATGAAATGATCGGTTATAAACAATCGAAACTTGCGAAAATGGATATTTTGCTGAACGGGGAACAAGTTGATGCACTTAGCTTTATCGTTCATAATGATTTTTCATACGAGCGAGGCAAAGCAATTGTTGAAAAACTACGTGAACTTATTCCTAGACAACAATTTGAGGTGCCTGTTCAGGCAGCAATTGGCCAAAAGATTATTGCGCGTTCAACGATAAAATCAATCGGGAAAAACGTTCTTGCCAAATGTTACGGGGGAGACATCTCACGTAAACGAAAACTCCTTGAAAAACAAAAAGAAGGTAAAAAACGTATGAAACAAGTAGGCTCTGTCGAAGTGCCGCAAGAGGCATTTATGGCTGTTCTTCGAATGGACGAAGATTAA
- the hemW gene encoding radical SAM family heme chaperone HemW — translation MKGIYIHIPFCHQICHYCDFNKVFFKNQRVDEYIESIGMEFAIMKREGFSFANIETVFLGGGTPTSLSEKQLDRLLAIINEYVDVSSLKEFSTEANPDELTFAKLLVLKNGGVNRLSIGVQSFDEDLLKTIGRTHGPHDAIRVIDEARKANFTNISIDLIYGLPNQTRAQWEDTLEKATDLELPHYSGYSLIVEPKTVFYNLMNKGKLPLPGEDMETEMFEMLIEHMENKGRMRYEISNFAISGYESAHNLLYWDNETYAGIGAGAHGYVSGSRYSNIGPIKRYMEQVGNGIRPIQHSHIVTPVEAMEEEMFLGLRKTAGISTTLFHEKFGQSLISVYGETIQSLINKGLLEENDDRVQLTRKGVFRGNEVFQQFLT, via the coding sequence ATGAAAGGAATATATATTCACATCCCGTTTTGTCATCAAATATGTCATTACTGTGATTTTAATAAAGTGTTTTTCAAAAACCAGCGGGTCGATGAATATATTGAATCGATTGGCATGGAATTTGCCATAATGAAAAGAGAAGGTTTTTCATTTGCTAATATTGAAACCGTATTTCTTGGCGGCGGAACGCCAACTTCATTATCCGAGAAGCAATTGGATCGATTGCTTGCGATAATTAATGAGTACGTCGATGTTTCTTCTCTAAAGGAGTTTTCTACTGAGGCAAATCCCGACGAGTTGACATTTGCCAAACTATTAGTTTTGAAAAATGGAGGAGTTAATCGTTTAAGTATAGGCGTCCAATCATTTGATGAGGATTTATTGAAAACCATCGGTAGAACGCATGGTCCACATGATGCAATCCGTGTGATTGATGAAGCTCGGAAAGCTAATTTCACAAATATCAGTATTGATCTCATCTACGGCTTGCCAAACCAAACACGAGCACAGTGGGAAGACACATTGGAAAAAGCTACAGATTTAGAACTTCCGCATTACTCGGGCTACTCATTGATCGTTGAGCCTAAAACCGTATTTTATAACTTGATGAACAAAGGGAAACTGCCTTTGCCAGGTGAAGACATGGAAACAGAAATGTTTGAAATGCTAATCGAACATATGGAAAACAAAGGTCGCATGAGATATGAGATTAGCAATTTTGCCATTTCTGGATATGAATCAGCACATAATCTGTTGTATTGGGACAATGAAACATATGCGGGAATTGGTGCTGGAGCACATGGGTACGTTTCAGGGAGCCGATATTCCAACATTGGTCCGATTAAACGATATATGGAGCAAGTGGGTAATGGTATACGCCCAATTCAACATTCGCATATTGTTACACCCGTAGAAGCTATGGAAGAAGAAATGTTCCTCGGTTTACGAAAAACTGCTGGTATTTCGACTACGTTATTTCATGAGAAATTTGGACAATCTCTAATCAGTGTATACGGAGAAACAATTCAATCTCTGATTAATAAGGGATTACTCGAGGAAAATGATGATAGGGTCCAACTCACTCGAAAAGGAGTTTTCAGGGGGAACGAAGTATTTCAACAATTTTTAACGTAA